A window of Microbispora hainanensis genomic DNA:
CGCACCGGACGCCGCGGATCCGGCGGACGAATATCCAGCGCCTGCGCCAACCGCGTCGCCTCGGCCAGCTCCGCCCGCCGATCCAGCCACCCCAGCCACCGCGGCCTGGTGTACCGGCTCAAACTCGCCAGCGTGATGTTCTGCGCCACCGGATGATCCAGCAGCAACGCCTGCGCCTTACGCTCCTCCGGCGCCAGGCCCATCCCCATCCGCACCGCCCGCGTCGTGCTGCCCCCACGCACCACCCGGCCATCCAGCACCACCCGGCCGCTCGCCCGCCGCGCCCCGTAGATCGCCTCGACGATCTCACTACGACCCGACCCGACCAGCCCCGCCAGCCCGACGATCTCCCCCGCCCGCACACTGAACGACACATCCGCGAACCGGCCCGGCAGCGTCAGCCCCTCCACCCGCAGCACCTCCGGCCGCCCCTCATGGACATCCCGGCCCGGCCGCGGCGGGAACACATACTCCACATTCCGGCCCGTCATCAACGCCACGATCTGCCCGGTCGGAGTGTCCTTGGCCGACAACCCCACCGCGACCGTCCGCCCGTCCTTCAACACCGTGACCCGATCCCCGATCTCCCGGATCTCCTCCAAACGATGGGAGATGTAGATCACCGCCACCCCCTGCGAGGTGAGATCACGGATCACCCGGAACAGATTGGCCACCTCGTCATGGGCCAACGCCGCCGACGGCTCGTCCATGATGATCAACCGGGCCGAATGCGACAACGCCCGCGCCATGCTCACGATCTGCTTGTGCGCCGGCGACAACCGGCCCACCTCGGTCCGCGGCCGGATCTCCCCATGCCCCAACCGGCCCAGCAACTGCGCCGCCGCCCGATCGGCCTCACCCCGCCGCGAAAACCCCAGCCGCGCCGGCTCATGACCCAAGAAGATGTTCTCCGACACGCTCAACCCGTCCACCAGGTCGAGCTCCTGATAGATCGTCGCGATGCCATGCCCCATCGCCGCGGTCGGCGGCGCCAGCCGCACGGGCGAGCCGTCCAGCAGCACCTCCCCCTCATCCGGCGCATGCGCACCCGACAAGATCTTGATCAGCGTGGACTTCCCGGCCCCGTTCTGCCCGAGCAGGCAGTGCACCTCACCAGCCCTGACCTCCAGGTCCACACCATCCAGCGCACGTACGCCGGGAAACTGCTTGACGATCCCCCTCATCTGGAGCAGGGGGTGTTCGTCGGCCATGGGGATCTCCCAACGATGATCAGTTGGC
This region includes:
- a CDS encoding sugar ABC transporter ATP-binding protein, with amino-acid sequence MADEHPLLQMRGIVKQFPGVRALDGVDLEVRAGEVHCLLGQNGAGKSTLIKILSGAHAPDEGEVLLDGSPVRLAPPTAAMGHGIATIYQELDLVDGLSVSENIFLGHEPARLGFSRRGEADRAAAQLLGRLGHGEIRPRTEVGRLSPAHKQIVSMARALSHSARLIIMDEPSAALAHDEVANLFRVIRDLTSQGVAVIYISHRLEEIREIGDRVTVLKDGRTVAVGLSAKDTPTGQIVALMTGRNVEYVFPPRPGRDVHEGRPEVLRVEGLTLPGRFADVSFSVRAGEIVGLAGLVGSGRSEIVEAIYGARRASGRVVLDGRVVRGGSTTRAVRMGMGLAPEERKAQALLLDHPVAQNITLASLSRYTRPRWLGWLDRRAELAEATRLAQALDIRPPDPRRPVRTLSGGNQQKAVLGRWLAEDRKLLLLDEPTRGVDVGARAELYALVRRLADDGIGVVLVSSEVPEVLGLADRVLVVREGRIVHEAPAEDLDEHRVLDLVMVSTERTTAQTTEQTTGRTTAQAAEQTTGSEAGSGVAIPPSEGAFDD